The Cyclobacteriaceae bacterium genome includes a region encoding these proteins:
- a CDS encoding HupE/UreJ family protein: MSEFQLYFGLGRDHILDFTNGYDHILFVLALCAVYVAKDWKQILILITAFTIGHSITLALSTLDIISVNPSLIELLIPITIFITAFSNLFRKETALTQVRVQTNYVLALLFGLIHGMGFSNYLKALLGKDKSILTQLFAFNVGLEFGQIIIVGIFLSISFIAIDLLGTNRRDLKMVLSSAIAGISLILIKDRLF, encoded by the coding sequence ATGTCGGAATTCCAGCTTTACTTCGGTCTTGGCAGAGACCACATTCTTGATTTCACTAACGGATATGATCACATCCTTTTTGTGCTGGCCTTATGCGCGGTCTACGTCGCTAAGGATTGGAAACAGATATTGATCCTTATCACTGCATTTACCATTGGTCACTCAATTACTCTGGCCCTTTCCACATTGGATATTATATCAGTGAATCCGTCACTCATCGAGTTGCTGATACCGATCACCATTTTCATCACTGCTTTTTCTAATCTTTTCCGAAAGGAAACGGCTCTCACCCAGGTTCGGGTACAAACGAACTACGTCCTTGCATTACTCTTTGGTCTGATCCATGGGATGGGCTTTTCCAACTATCTGAAGGCCCTTTTGGGTAAGGACAAAAGCATTCTCACACAGCTTTTTGCCTTTAATGTGGGTCTGGAATTCGGTCAAATAATAATCGTTGGGATTTTTCTATCCATTAGCTTTATTGCTATTGATTTATTGGGTACTAACCGCAGAGATCTTAAAATGGTCCTGTCATCAGCTATAGCCGGAATCTCTCTCATTTTAATAAAAGACAGATTATTTTAA
- a CDS encoding M1 family metallopeptidase, with translation MKKLLLFITLLSSTVLFAQEQKAQWKGKFEQLDQQLPSPNEFRSGSGAPGPKYWQQQADYVINAELNDDNQSITGSETITYSNNSPDALKYLWLQLDQNINEKNNDGQKVKSTTIRDSINTKTIASNLRISDFDGGFKIKSVKDASGKSLSYTINQTMMRVDLLQTLQAGQKLSIAIEWSFNINDRMLDATMNDGRSGMEYFPEDGNYSYIIAQWFPRMCVYDDVIGWQNKQFWGQGEFTLNFGNYEVNLTVPSDHIVAATGMIQNPKEVLTSTQIERFEKAKITFDKPVLIATQAEAIVREKTKSKEKKVWKFKADNVRDFAFATSRKFIWDAMAVKIGDKTPLAMSYYPKEGNPLWEQESTKAVKAAISTYSKYTIDYPYPQATSVHNASLGMEYPMICFNGARPNKDGTFNDRTKWALVGVVVHEVGHNFFPMIINSDERQWTWMDEGLDTFVQYRTQVENYPDMPQRRGPASTIVPYMKGDATLQRPLMVNSESVVRSNFGNEQYSKCAAGLNILRETIMGPELFDKAFKEYAQRWAFHHPKPADFFRTMEDASAVDLDWFWRGWFYTTDICDQSIDKVKWYQVKKEQNNVENKGKSIKKGDLTSSTTGGDEKKNDDFSGGPQPFSVIPTDARFYSDFQNRVDDKALISKMENNNFYEITFTNKGELVMPIIIEWTYKDGTKEIEKIPVEIWRSNEKTVTKVFMKTKEVINIVLDPKKETTDINDGDNVFPRVAKVNKFDEIKKKASN, from the coding sequence ATGAAGAAATTACTTCTATTCATCACCCTCCTTTCCAGCACTGTTCTGTTTGCACAAGAGCAAAAAGCACAATGGAAAGGGAAGTTTGAGCAACTCGACCAGCAATTACCATCCCCTAATGAATTCCGATCGGGATCTGGTGCACCAGGCCCAAAGTACTGGCAACAACAAGCAGATTACGTCATCAATGCTGAGCTCAACGATGATAACCAAAGCATCACAGGTTCTGAAACAATTACTTATTCCAATAATTCTCCGGATGCATTAAAGTATCTCTGGCTTCAGCTTGATCAGAACATCAATGAAAAGAATAATGATGGTCAGAAGGTAAAAAGTACAACCATCAGGGATTCTATTAACACTAAAACCATCGCTTCCAATCTGAGAATTTCAGATTTTGACGGTGGTTTTAAAATTAAAAGTGTAAAAGATGCTTCCGGAAAAAGTCTTTCCTACACGATCAATCAAACAATGATGAGGGTTGATCTTTTACAGACATTACAGGCAGGTCAAAAACTTTCAATTGCTATAGAGTGGTCCTTTAACATTAATGATCGCATGTTGGATGCAACGATGAACGATGGTCGTAGCGGTATGGAGTATTTTCCTGAAGACGGCAATTACTCATACATCATTGCCCAGTGGTTTCCGCGCATGTGTGTGTATGATGATGTTATTGGATGGCAGAACAAACAATTCTGGGGACAAGGTGAATTCACTTTGAACTTTGGAAACTATGAAGTGAATCTTACAGTTCCATCGGATCATATTGTTGCTGCAACCGGTATGATTCAAAATCCTAAAGAGGTTTTGACTTCAACACAGATAGAACGTTTCGAAAAAGCAAAGATAACTTTTGACAAGCCGGTACTCATTGCTACACAGGCTGAGGCAATCGTTCGTGAAAAAACAAAATCAAAAGAAAAGAAAGTCTGGAAATTCAAAGCCGATAATGTCCGTGATTTCGCATTTGCAACTTCCCGTAAATTCATATGGGATGCTATGGCCGTTAAGATCGGAGACAAAACACCATTGGCAATGTCATACTATCCAAAAGAGGGAAATCCACTTTGGGAACAAGAATCTACAAAGGCTGTAAAGGCAGCTATCTCTACGTATTCAAAATATACAATTGACTATCCTTATCCTCAGGCAACTTCCGTTCACAATGCTTCGCTCGGAATGGAATATCCCATGATCTGCTTTAACGGTGCCCGTCCTAATAAAGACGGAACATTCAACGATCGCACAAAGTGGGCTCTGGTGGGAGTTGTTGTTCATGAAGTAGGTCACAACTTCTTTCCAATGATCATCAACAGTGACGAGCGTCAATGGACCTGGATGGATGAGGGTCTTGATACCTTTGTTCAATATCGCACTCAGGTTGAAAACTATCCTGACATGCCACAAAGAAGAGGACCAGCTTCTACCATCGTCCCTTACATGAAAGGTGATGCAACACTACAACGACCGTTGATGGTTAATTCAGAATCAGTTGTTCGTTCAAATTTTGGTAACGAACAATATTCCAAATGTGCTGCGGGGCTAAATATTCTTCGCGAAACAATCATGGGGCCTGAATTATTTGACAAAGCATTTAAGGAGTATGCTCAGCGATGGGCTTTTCATCATCCAAAACCAGCGGATTTCTTCCGCACAATGGAAGATGCATCTGCAGTAGATCTCGATTGGTTCTGGAGAGGTTGGTTCTACACGACTGATATCTGTGATCAATCCATTGATAAAGTGAAGTGGTATCAGGTGAAAAAAGAACAAAACAATGTTGAGAATAAAGGAAAGAGTATAAAGAAAGGAGACCTGACTTCTTCAACGACCGGTGGTGACGAAAAGAAGAATGATGACTTCAGTGGTGGCCCTCAACCTTTCTCTGTAATTCCAACTGATGCACGTTTTTACAGCGACTTTCAAAACAGAGTAGATGATAAAGCTCTTATCTCAAAAATGGAAAACAATAATTTTTATGAGATAACTTTTACGAATAAAGGAGAACTTGTGATGCCAATCATTATTGAGTGGACGTATAAAGACGGGACCAAGGAAATAGAAAAAATTCCGGTAGAGATCTGGCGCAGCAATGAAAAGACCGTCACCAAAGTTTTCATGAAGACGAAGGAAGTCATCAATATTGTTCTTGATCCAAAGAAGGAAACCACCGATATTAATGATGGTGATAATGTGTTTCCAAGAGTGGCGAAAGTGAATAAGTTTGATGAGATCAAGAAGAAGGCGAGTAATTAG
- a CDS encoding M1 family metallopeptidase produces MNKIHLIVLVLLASLTAGAQDQQPKWQGKFEQLGQMLPTPNSYRSSSGAPGASYWQQKADYVIDVELNDENQTITGSETITYFNNAPEDLKYLWLQLDQNINADGSMTKKTSGGTIRDSIPAKMLATTTSLFDYKGGYSIKLVKDAMDKDLPYIINNTMMRVDLPQPLKKGEKFTFKISWSYNINDMMMISGRSGMEFFPADGNYIYFIAQWFPRMCVFDDYEGWQNKQFLGAGEFALTFGNYKVKITVPSDHIVGASGWLQNPKDVLTKDQMARFETARKTFDQPVFIVTQDEAIKKEKERSKKKSTWEFHADNVRDFAFSSSRKYIWDAMAIKNGGNNPLGQSLYPKEGYTLWSKESTMAIKNTLDVYSARTIDYPYPTAYSCNWVGGGMEYPMISFNGGRPAKDGTISERTLTRTVSVIVHEVGHNYFPMIINSDERKDTWMDEGLNSFLEKETIKERYPKLDHVSNTPKGIVSFMKGDKAMMRPIMAMSDNQGRSFGPNGYNKPAAALTLLRETVMGPELFDKAFKEYSQRWAFKHPKPSDFFRTMEDASAVDLDWFWRGWFYSTDNVDLTVDNVKWFKVKTTTVDPEKKNISVKAGDLSATLSKDKAVDFSNGPQEFTVTNTPETDYRDFRSRIDDGSVRKKLDGKNLYEVTLKNTGGLVSPVIIEWTFKDGSKELERLPAEIWRLNETEVKKVFVKEKEVVNIVIDPNLETADINVTDNVFPKKAAVNKFDEIKKKTN; encoded by the coding sequence ATGAATAAAATACACCTTATCGTTCTTGTACTGCTTGCTTCATTAACAGCGGGCGCTCAGGATCAACAACCAAAATGGCAGGGAAAGTTTGAGCAGCTCGGCCAAATGCTCCCAACACCCAATAGTTACAGAAGTAGTTCAGGTGCGCCAGGAGCAAGCTATTGGCAACAAAAAGCTGATTACGTTATTGATGTTGAGTTGAATGATGAAAATCAAACGATCACAGGATCTGAGACGATTACCTATTTTAATAATGCCCCTGAAGATCTCAAATATCTCTGGCTTCAACTTGATCAGAATATCAATGCGGATGGCAGCATGACCAAAAAAACTTCTGGCGGCACAATTCGTGATTCAATTCCTGCTAAAATGCTGGCAACGACCACAAGTCTTTTCGATTACAAAGGTGGTTATAGCATCAAGCTGGTAAAGGATGCCATGGACAAAGATCTTCCATATATCATTAACAATACGATGATGCGTGTTGATCTTCCTCAGCCATTGAAGAAAGGTGAGAAATTCACATTCAAGATTTCATGGTCTTACAATATCAATGATATGATGATGATCAGTGGAAGAAGCGGAATGGAGTTCTTCCCTGCTGATGGAAATTACATCTACTTCATTGCACAATGGTTTCCACGCATGTGTGTGTTTGATGACTACGAAGGTTGGCAGAATAAACAGTTTCTTGGAGCAGGTGAGTTTGCTTTAACCTTTGGAAACTATAAAGTGAAAATTACAGTGCCCTCCGATCATATCGTTGGTGCTTCGGGTTGGCTTCAAAATCCAAAAGACGTCTTAACAAAAGACCAGATGGCCCGATTTGAAACTGCCAGAAAGACTTTTGATCAGCCTGTATTTATTGTAACGCAGGATGAAGCAATCAAAAAAGAAAAGGAACGTTCAAAAAAGAAGAGCACATGGGAATTTCATGCTGATAACGTGCGCGACTTTGCTTTCTCCTCTTCCCGCAAGTATATCTGGGACGCCATGGCCATAAAAAACGGAGGCAATAATCCATTGGGTCAGTCACTCTATCCAAAAGAAGGCTATACTCTTTGGTCGAAAGAGTCAACAATGGCTATTAAAAATACGCTGGATGTTTATTCAGCCAGAACAATCGATTATCCCTATCCAACAGCTTACTCATGCAATTGGGTAGGCGGTGGAATGGAATATCCAATGATTTCCTTCAATGGTGGCAGGCCTGCAAAAGATGGAACCATTTCGGAACGGACACTAACAAGAACTGTAAGTGTGATCGTGCATGAAGTTGGACACAATTACTTCCCAATGATCATTAATTCCGATGAACGTAAGGATACCTGGATGGACGAAGGGTTAAATTCTTTCCTTGAAAAAGAAACTATCAAAGAGCGATATCCAAAGCTGGATCATGTCTCAAACACTCCAAAGGGAATCGTTTCTTTCATGAAAGGTGATAAAGCAATGATGAGGCCTATCATGGCAATGTCGGATAACCAGGGAAGAAGCTTTGGTCCAAATGGATATAACAAGCCTGCTGCAGCTTTGACTCTTTTGAGAGAAACTGTAATGGGTCCGGAGCTTTTTGATAAAGCGTTCAAAGAGTATTCGCAACGATGGGCATTCAAGCACCCTAAGCCATCAGATTTCTTTCGCACAATGGAAGATGCTTCGGCAGTTGATCTTGACTGGTTCTGGAGAGGATGGTTCTATTCTACAGACAATGTTGATCTTACTGTCGATAATGTGAAATGGTTTAAAGTAAAAACGACCACCGTTGATCCGGAGAAGAAAAATATTTCTGTAAAGGCGGGGGATCTGTCCGCAACGTTATCAAAGGACAAAGCAGTTGATTTCAGCAATGGGCCGCAGGAGTTTACTGTAACCAATACGCCCGAAACAGACTATCGTGATTTCCGCAGTCGTATTGATGATGGATCAGTTCGCAAAAAGCTTGATGGAAAAAATCTTTATGAAGTGACCTTGAAAAACACAGGAGGTTTAGTTAGTCCTGTAATTATTGAGTGGACCTTTAAAGACGGATCCAAAGAACTTGAAAGGCTGCCTGCAGAGATCTGGAGATTGAATGAAACAGAAGTGAAAAAGGTATTCGTAAAGGAAAAGGAAGTTGTAAATATTGTAATCGATCCAAACCTGGAAACAGCTGACATTAATGTTACCGATAATGTCTTTCCAAAGAAAGCTGCCGTCAATAAGTTTGACGAGATCAAGAAAAAAACAAATTAG
- a CDS encoding pyridoxal-phosphate dependent enzyme has product MSIPSKDSITEAHERIKPYIHHTPVMTSASVDEMAGCNIFFKCENFQKVGAFKARGAMNASLKLTPELKEKGVATHSSGNHAQALARAAKILGIKSYIVMPRTAPEIKKRGVRGYGGEIFECEPTLAARESTLADVVKKTGATEIHPFNNYDVMEGQATCAKELFEEVSDLDFIVAPVGGGGLLSGTALAKKYFSPKTKVIAGEPELVNDAFRSMQAGKIEAASTTTSIADGLLTSLGDKTFPIIHENVEEIITVTDEEIVEAMRIVWERLKIVIETSCAVPFAAVLKEKKKFAGKKVGIILSGGNVDLNKVGKLFS; this is encoded by the coding sequence ATGAGCATTCCTTCTAAAGATTCTATCACCGAGGCACACGAGCGAATCAAACCTTACATTCATCACACACCCGTTATGACCAGCGCTTCAGTAGATGAAATGGCGGGTTGTAATATTTTCTTTAAATGTGAAAACTTTCAGAAAGTCGGTGCCTTTAAAGCAAGGGGAGCGATGAATGCTTCATTGAAATTAACTCCTGAACTTAAAGAAAAAGGAGTTGCAACGCATTCATCGGGCAATCATGCACAGGCTTTGGCAAGAGCTGCAAAAATACTCGGCATCAAATCATACATTGTTATGCCACGAACCGCTCCTGAAATAAAGAAGCGTGGAGTTCGCGGTTATGGTGGCGAAATTTTTGAATGCGAACCAACCTTAGCTGCACGTGAATCAACACTTGCTGATGTAGTGAAGAAAACAGGAGCTACCGAGATTCATCCATTTAATAATTACGATGTGATGGAAGGGCAGGCAACCTGTGCAAAAGAGTTGTTTGAAGAAGTCAGCGATCTGGATTTTATCGTCGCGCCTGTTGGAGGTGGTGGATTGTTAAGTGGCACGGCCCTTGCGAAAAAGTATTTCTCACCTAAAACAAAAGTAATTGCAGGTGAGCCGGAATTAGTCAATGATGCATTTCGCTCAATGCAGGCAGGAAAGATTGAGGCGGCCTCAACCACTACTAGTATTGCTGATGGATTACTCACTTCATTAGGGGATAAAACATTTCCCATCATTCACGAGAATGTTGAAGAGATAATCACAGTGACGGATGAAGAGATTGTTGAAGCAATGCGAATTGTTTGGGAACGTCTGAAAATAGTGATCGAAACCTCCTGTGCAGTACCCTTTGCTGCGGTTTTGAAGGAGAAGAAGAAATTTGCAGGAAAGAAAGTTGGTATCATTCTCTCAGGTGGAAATGTTGATCTCAATAAGGTTGGAAAACTTTTCTCCTGA
- a CDS encoding nitroreductase produces the protein MKFNTEEINQLIRKRRSVFQRDYSGVKVNEDIIRQMLENANWAPNHKMTEPWRFVVFTGDGIKRLAEFQAACYKEVTMKTDSFKEDRYQGLLTKPMLSSHIIAVGMKRDERKSPPEIEELGAVYCAVENMYLTATAYGVGCYLSSGGITYFEEAKEFFGLGKEDKLLGFLHVGVPKGEIPDGRRRPIEEKVKWINS, from the coding sequence ATGAAATTCAACACAGAAGAGATTAATCAATTAATAAGGAAACGCAGATCGGTTTTTCAAAGGGACTATAGCGGAGTGAAGGTTAATGAAGACATTATTCGACAAATGCTGGAAAATGCCAATTGGGCACCCAATCATAAAATGACTGAGCCCTGGCGTTTTGTCGTTTTTACTGGTGACGGAATAAAAAGACTGGCTGAATTTCAGGCAGCTTGTTATAAAGAGGTTACCATGAAAACAGATTCATTCAAGGAAGATCGCTATCAGGGTTTGCTGACAAAACCAATGCTGTCATCTCATATTATAGCCGTCGGGATGAAGCGTGATGAAAGAAAAAGTCCGCCGGAAATTGAAGAATTGGGAGCGGTATACTGTGCTGTTGAGAATATGTACCTCACGGCTACTGCTTATGGAGTAGGTTGCTATTTGAGTTCTGGTGGCATAACCTATTTTGAAGAAGCAAAGGAATTTTTCGGCCTGGGTAAGGAAGATAAACTTTTGGGTTTCTTACACGTGGGTGTTCCTAAGGGTGAAATACCCGATGGCAGAAGAAGACCAATCGAAGAAAAAGTAAAATGGATCAACTCATAA
- a CDS encoding MBL fold metallo-hydrolase: MIYFLVFILFCFLFIVLTGYFLSGPKYSGPVTDHFDGKKFFTPGGRPAKGLSDVFEWMRKRKRTPWTEKKEIGAGNKPPERVGRGTRITFVNHSTFLIQTDGINILTDPVWSERVSPFSWAGPKRMRPPGIRIEDLPKIDVILLSHNHYDHLDIMTLKKLSNQHHPRIITALGVKAFLDQHNFKDVTDLDWWQEFSFTESIRIQAVPAQHFSSRGMFDRDATLWCGFVINRPGGNIYFVGDTGYNEFIFKEIGARCNPINIALIPIGAYKPEWFMSPIHCSPEEAVKIHQEIKSAQSIATHFGTFPLADDGDEEPVNALEVALRNNNIAKEDFTTMKEGEGRDF; the protein is encoded by the coding sequence ATGATCTATTTCCTTGTGTTTATCCTGTTTTGCTTCCTTTTCATTGTCTTGACAGGCTACTTCCTGTCTGGGCCAAAATATTCTGGTCCCGTCACGGATCACTTCGATGGTAAAAAATTTTTTACCCCTGGAGGCCGACCCGCGAAAGGTCTCTCAGATGTATTTGAATGGATGAGGAAAAGGAAAAGAACTCCATGGACAGAGAAAAAAGAAATTGGCGCAGGCAATAAACCTCCTGAACGAGTAGGTCGCGGAACCCGCATCACATTTGTAAATCATTCTACATTCCTGATCCAAACTGATGGAATCAATATCCTTACCGATCCTGTCTGGAGCGAACGTGTTAGTCCATTCTCATGGGCAGGGCCTAAAAGAATGAGACCACCTGGAATTCGAATTGAAGATCTTCCAAAAATTGATGTGATCTTATTAAGTCATAATCACTATGATCATCTCGATATTATGACGTTGAAGAAGCTTTCCAACCAGCATCATCCCAGGATCATAACGGCATTGGGTGTGAAAGCATTTCTTGATCAGCACAACTTTAAAGATGTCACTGATCTTGACTGGTGGCAGGAATTTTCATTTACGGAATCTATCAGGATTCAGGCTGTACCCGCGCAGCATTTTTCAAGTCGCGGAATGTTCGATCGAGACGCAACATTATGGTGTGGATTTGTCATTAACCGGCCTGGGGGAAATATTTACTTTGTTGGTGATACAGGTTACAACGAATTTATTTTTAAGGAGATCGGCGCCAGATGTAATCCCATCAACATTGCATTGATACCTATTGGAGCATATAAGCCTGAATGGTTTATGTCCCCTATCCATTGTTCACCAGAAGAGGCTGTCAAGATTCATCAGGAGATAAAGTCAGCACAAAGTATTGCCACACATTTTGGAACCTTCCCATTGGCGGATGATGGGGATGAAGAGCCTGTTAATGCTCTTGAGGTCGCTCTTCGTAATAACAATATTGCCAAAGAGGATTTTACTACAATGAAAGAGGGAGAAGGAAGAGATTTTTGA
- a CDS encoding efflux RND transporter permease subunit: protein MKISEYAVKNYQFTLVIFLMIIALGVTTILNMPRSEDPEIHAPQFPIVVIYPGTSPKDMEELVAEPIERKVTSLEGIKRVKTNISDGVVVLFVEYKYESNLEEKYQELVREVNSLRDELPKDISSVEVRKVLPSDVNVIQLALVSENATRDKLRESAENLQDELEKINTLKRVKIFGLPDPIVRVDLQLEKMASMRIPLDAVTGSIQSEIANIPGGSVDAGNKSFNIKTSGNYTDINEIKSTVIYSINGKNVLLQDVANVYFDYSEEKHITRLNGHRCVFIVAAQKPGENISKTQLQYLPVIEKFKKTLPSNIDLVHHFDQANNVNTRLSGLGVDFIIAILLVAFTLLPLGQRAALIVMISIPLSLAIGITLMNVLGFNLNQLSIVGLVVALGLLVDDSIVVVENIERWMREGHSRMDATLKGTKQIGMAVLGCTVTLIISFMPLVFLPEAAGEFIRSLPMGVITCVLASLLVSLTIIPFLSSRLLKEHTGHPDGNMFMRALKKVIHGSYGPILERALARPYVTIAVALAIFIGSLQLFPVIGFSLFPASEKPQFLVEVTTPLQSNLNYTNDVTKKIESELKKHAEVKYFATNVGKGNPRIYYNVIPENERTDYSQIFVQLKEDTKPETKLAIIEELRKKWTPYPDAKVEVKNFEQGPPIVAPVEVRLFGENLDTLRTLAASVENLLTKTEGTIYINNPVTHLKSDIRLKINKDKARMLGIPTVSIDRTVRLAISGLNAGQFSDEDGDDYEIVVTKAKEEHPTLDVLENLYINNSAGQAIPLKQVAQLGFESSPIKIDHYDKTRIVSVSAFVKKGYLSDNVTKNVITKMNALKLPAGYTYEMGGELESRNESFGGFMSVIIITVFLFIAVLILEFGTFKSTLIVLSVIPLGMVGAVLALLVTGNSLSFIAIVGMIALAGIEVKNTILLVDFTNQLREQGRPLEDAIREAGEVRFLPIILTSLTAIGGLMPIAISTNPLISPLAIVLIGGLISSTVLSRVVTPVVYKLIPPRITVQSK, encoded by the coding sequence ATGAAAATATCCGAATACGCAGTAAAGAATTATCAATTCACACTCGTGATCTTTTTAATGATCATTGCGTTGGGTGTGACTACGATTTTAAATATGCCTCGCTCTGAGGATCCGGAAATTCACGCGCCACAATTTCCAATAGTTGTGATCTATCCGGGGACCAGTCCCAAGGATATGGAAGAACTGGTGGCGGAACCCATAGAACGAAAAGTAACAAGCCTGGAGGGTATAAAGCGGGTAAAAACCAACATTAGCGATGGTGTTGTGGTGTTGTTCGTTGAATATAAGTATGAAAGCAATCTTGAGGAAAAGTATCAGGAGCTTGTTCGTGAAGTGAATTCTCTACGTGATGAACTGCCCAAAGATATTAGCAGTGTGGAGGTTAGAAAGGTACTGCCCTCTGATGTAAATGTAATCCAGCTGGCACTTGTTTCAGAAAATGCGACGAGAGATAAACTTCGTGAAAGCGCAGAAAATCTTCAGGATGAACTTGAAAAAATCAATACACTTAAGAGAGTTAAAATATTTGGTTTGCCCGATCCAATAGTCAGAGTTGATCTCCAATTGGAGAAGATGGCATCCATGCGCATTCCATTAGATGCGGTCACGGGGAGTATTCAAAGTGAAATCGCTAACATTCCGGGAGGAAGTGTTGATGCGGGAAACAAATCGTTCAATATAAAAACTAGCGGAAATTACACTGACATCAATGAGATAAAATCAACCGTTATTTATTCGATCAATGGAAAAAATGTTTTGCTTCAGGATGTTGCAAATGTCTACTTCGATTATTCTGAAGAGAAGCACATTACACGACTCAATGGACATCGATGTGTATTTATAGTTGCCGCCCAGAAGCCCGGAGAAAATATTTCAAAAACACAGCTTCAGTATTTACCAGTAATTGAAAAATTCAAAAAAACATTACCATCCAACATTGATCTTGTTCATCATTTTGATCAGGCGAATAATGTCAACACACGTCTCAGTGGATTGGGTGTAGATTTTATTATTGCAATTCTTTTGGTTGCCTTTACACTATTGCCATTAGGTCAGCGCGCGGCCTTGATTGTAATGATATCCATTCCACTTTCACTCGCGATTGGAATCACACTGATGAATGTACTGGGATTTAATTTAAATCAGTTGAGTATTGTCGGGTTGGTAGTGGCCCTTGGACTTCTGGTGGATGACAGTATTGTGGTCGTTGAGAACATTGAACGATGGATGAGAGAAGGACATTCACGAATGGACGCTACTCTAAAAGGAACAAAGCAAATTGGGATGGCAGTTTTAGGATGCACCGTCACGTTGATCATTTCTTTTATGCCTTTGGTGTTTCTTCCGGAAGCAGCTGGAGAATTTATACGCAGTCTGCCAATGGGTGTCATAACATGTGTTCTTGCATCACTTCTGGTGTCGCTTACTATCATTCCATTCTTATCAAGTCGTTTATTGAAAGAACATACTGGACATCCTGACGGCAACATGTTCATGCGTGCACTGAAGAAAGTCATTCACGGAAGTTATGGTCCAATCCTTGAGAGAGCTTTGGCAAGACCATATGTTACTATTGCTGTTGCGTTGGCAATTTTCATAGGATCTCTTCAATTGTTTCCAGTGATTGGGTTTAGCCTTTTCCCAGCTTCAGAAAAACCGCAATTTCTTGTAGAAGTGACCACGCCTCTTCAGTCGAATCTTAATTATACCAATGATGTGACAAAGAAGATTGAATCAGAACTAAAGAAACATGCCGAAGTAAAATACTTTGCCACAAATGTTGGAAAGGGAAATCCCCGGATATATTACAATGTTATTCCAGAGAATGAACGCACAGACTATTCGCAAATTTTTGTGCAGCTCAAAGAAGATACAAAGCCTGAAACGAAGCTCGCAATCATTGAAGAACTTAGAAAAAAATGGACTCCTTATCCCGATGCTAAAGTTGAAGTTAAGAATTTTGAACAGGGACCACCTATCGTAGCTCCGGTGGAGGTCAGACTGTTTGGTGAAAATCTGGATACGCTGAGAACATTGGCGGCTTCCGTTGAAAATTTATTAACAAAGACAGAAGGAACTATCTACATCAACAATCCTGTGACTCATTTAAAGTCTGACATACGATTGAAGATCAACAAGGATAAAGCAAGGATGTTAGGAATTCCAACGGTCAGCATTGATCGTACGGTAAGGCTTGCTATTTCAGGACTTAACGCGGGTCAATTCTCCGATGAGGATGGCGATGATTATGAGATTGTTGTTACAAAAGCAAAGGAAGAGCATCCGACGCTGGATGTTCTGGAAAATCTTTATATCAATAATTCTGCCGGACAGGCGATTCCCCTGAAGCAAGTAGCACAGCTTGGCTTCGAATCCTCACCGATAAAAATTGATCATTACGATAAAACGAGAATTGTATCTGTAAGTGCTTTTGTTAAAAAAGGATATCTGAGCGATAACGTTACAAAGAATGTGATCACAAAAATGAATGCACTTAAACTGCCGGCAGGCTATACTTATGAAATGGGTGGTGAGCTGGAATCCCGCAATGAATCTTTCGGCGGCTTTATGAGTGTTATCATCATTACTGTTTTTCTTTTCATCGCAGTATTGATCCTTGAGTTCGGAACTTTTAAAAGCACCTTGATTGTACTATCTGTTATTCCACTGGGGATGGTAGGGGCGGTTCTTGCATTACTGGTAACAGGAAATTCTTTATCATTCATTGCCATTGTTGGGATGATTGCTTTGGCAGGAATTGAAGTTAAGAACACAATTTTGCTGGTTGATTTCACTAACCAATTAAGGGAACAGGGACGACCTTTGGAGGACGCAATCAGGGAAGCAGGCGAAGTTAGATTCCTTCCGATCATACTAACTTCACTAACTGCCATTGGAGGATTGATGCCAATCGCTATTTCCACTAACCCGTTGATAAGTCCGCTTGCAATCGTTTTAATCGGTGGATTGATCAGTTCTACAGTGCTTTCAAGAGTGGTAACGCCTGTTGTTTACAAACTAATTCCCCCAAGGATTACCGTACAATCAAAATAA